In one window of Streptomyces griseus subsp. griseus DNA:
- a CDS encoding ADP-ribosylglycohydrolase family protein, protein MNGAPAVSGSGLPAAEACVRSWPAAPGRAPVADGPPDAPGLAAAEAEREGPSSPGTAAPDRTPGDPGPVRGPEATVAPETREQARTPERAPRPADPGAPAPSRRARIEGLLLGLASGDAAGWPAARHRAARMPEWTRRLTRELDTFAEQNATTTLPVPIALNQPPEPLRLGPSDDAEWAAFAARTVLAAADDADGLSPGRRMRDAVDRAWNALAATVAAASARAPEVEAAVLPLRARISVRAGLGNLAAGLRPPATGHDNPHYFDDAACVRAAVLAVVHPGAPEEAAALAEFDARYTQDGDGVHGARAMAAAIAVALSGADVDTVVNAALAQLPGGTEIARNAEHAVRLAREFADEPAGAFSLVPVLEHQIVDHVYSYGIAAAETVPVALALTTAARGEIAQAVPAAACLSRVADSAPALAGALTGAIGSVTAVPAGWREACRTLAGCALPRLAGVDLIELAGLLAATEPDTPGGQFRHDAHNGHGSRARPRPLDTALPSRPR, encoded by the coding sequence ATGAACGGTGCTCCGGCGGTATCCGGGTCCGGCCTCCCGGCGGCGGAGGCCTGCGTGCGGTCCTGGCCGGCGGCCCCGGGGCGAGCCCCGGTGGCCGACGGGCCACCGGATGCTCCGGGCCTCGCGGCGGCGGAGGCCGAGCGTGAGGGGCCCAGCTCTCCGGGGACCGCCGCCCCGGACCGCACACCGGGTGACCCCGGGCCCGTCCGGGGCCCGGAAGCGACGGTGGCGCCCGAGACCCGCGAGCAGGCACGCACGCCCGAGCGAGCGCCCCGCCCGGCAGATCCCGGTGCCCCCGCCCCCTCCCGCCGCGCCCGTATCGAGGGCCTGCTCCTCGGGCTCGCCTCCGGGGACGCCGCCGGGTGGCCGGCCGCGCGGCATCGGGCGGCCCGGATGCCCGAGTGGACGCGGCGGCTCACCCGGGAGCTGGACACCTTCGCCGAGCAGAACGCGACCACCACGCTCCCCGTGCCCATCGCGCTCAACCAGCCGCCCGAGCCGCTGCGGCTCGGGCCGTCCGACGACGCCGAGTGGGCCGCGTTCGCCGCCCGTACGGTGCTGGCGGCGGCCGACGACGCGGACGGCCTCTCCCCGGGGCGCCGGATGCGGGACGCGGTGGACCGGGCCTGGAACGCGCTGGCCGCCACCGTCGCCGCCGCGAGCGCCCGGGCCCCCGAGGTGGAGGCGGCGGTGCTGCCGCTGCGGGCCCGGATCTCGGTGCGGGCCGGGCTCGGCAATCTGGCCGCCGGGCTGCGGCCGCCCGCCACCGGGCACGACAACCCGCACTACTTCGACGACGCCGCCTGCGTACGGGCCGCCGTCCTCGCCGTCGTCCACCCGGGCGCCCCCGAGGAGGCGGCGGCGCTCGCGGAGTTCGACGCCCGCTACACCCAGGACGGCGACGGGGTGCACGGGGCCCGCGCCATGGCCGCCGCGATCGCCGTGGCGCTGTCCGGGGCGGACGTGGACACGGTGGTGAACGCCGCCCTCGCCCAGCTCCCCGGCGGCACCGAGATCGCCCGCAACGCCGAACACGCGGTCCGCCTGGCCCGGGAGTTCGCGGACGAGCCCGCCGGGGCGTTCTCCCTGGTCCCGGTCCTGGAGCACCAGATCGTGGACCACGTCTACAGCTACGGGATCGCCGCCGCCGAGACCGTACCCGTCGCCCTGGCCCTCACCACCGCGGCTCGCGGCGAGATCGCCCAGGCCGTCCCGGCCGCCGCCTGTCTCTCCCGGGTCGCGGACTCCGCGCCCGCCCTGGCCGGAGCGCTGACCGGGGCGATCGGCTCGGTCACCGCCGTACCGGCGGGCTGGCGCGAGGCGTGCCGGACGCTCGCGGGCTGTGCGCTCCCCCGGCTCGCGGGCGTGGATCTGATCGAACTCGCCGGGTTGCTCGCAGCCACGGAACCGGACACCCCGGGTGGACAATTCCGGCATGACGCCCACAACGGCCACGGCAGCCGAGCCCGTCCCCGCCCCCTCGACACCGCACTCCCCTCCCGGCCTCGATGA
- a CDS encoding ADP-ribosylglycohydrolase family protein yields MDTAVGKERARGALLGLAVGDALGAPAENLRPSEIRRRWGRIEGFVSEDPAGTDDTEYAIFSGLLLARHGSALTVSQVERAWHHWIADLDEGPFRGAGFSERGTLENLRRGLAAPISAQHRHAWSDGLAMRAAPFGVFAAGRPAEAARLVAVDGRVSHEGEGIYGGQAVAAGVAAAMVGAGLASVIAAALSVVPMDSWTARSLRRAVAAAQRPYPDRLTMERAVRSAVVIGGYPWTDLAPEAVGLAFGAFTAARGDFRTAVLTAVNMGRDADTTAAVAGALAGALHGAVAIPPEWASAIGPVRGSCLPSMRGYHVLDIADRLTPEGAEAVGSPQERGGGGREPSAVREMASVSADFEPVREERR; encoded by the coding sequence ATGGACACGGCCGTCGGCAAGGAACGGGCCAGGGGCGCACTGCTGGGTCTGGCGGTCGGGGACGCGCTCGGCGCCCCGGCGGAGAATCTGCGGCCCTCGGAGATCCGCCGCCGCTGGGGGCGGATCGAGGGGTTCGTGAGCGAGGACCCGGCGGGCACCGACGACACGGAGTACGCGATCTTCTCCGGGCTGCTGCTGGCCCGGCACGGCTCCGCGCTCACCGTCTCCCAGGTGGAGCGGGCCTGGCACCACTGGATCGCCGATCTCGACGAGGGCCCGTTCCGGGGCGCCGGGTTCAGTGAGCGCGGCACCCTGGAGAACCTGCGCCGGGGCCTCGCCGCACCGATCTCGGCCCAGCACCGGCACGCCTGGAGCGACGGCCTCGCGATGCGCGCGGCCCCCTTCGGGGTGTTCGCGGCGGGACGCCCCGCCGAGGCGGCCCGGCTGGTGGCGGTGGACGGCCGGGTGAGCCACGAGGGTGAGGGGATCTACGGGGGCCAGGCGGTGGCGGCCGGGGTGGCGGCGGCCATGGTCGGCGCGGGCCTCGCCTCGGTGATCGCGGCGGCGCTGTCGGTGGTCCCGATGGACTCCTGGACGGCCCGCTCACTGCGCCGCGCGGTGGCAGCGGCCCAGCGCCCGTACCCGGACCGCCTCACGATGGAGCGGGCGGTGCGCTCGGCGGTGGTGATCGGCGGCTACCCGTGGACGGATCTGGCGCCGGAGGCGGTGGGCCTGGCCTTCGGAGCGTTCACGGCGGCCCGGGGGGACTTCCGTACGGCGGTGCTGACGGCCGTGAACATGGGCCGCGACGCGGATACGACGGCGGCGGTGGCGGGGGCCCTGGCCGGGGCGCTGCACGGGGCGGTCGCGATCCCGCCGGAGTGGGCGTCGGCGATCGGCCCGGTGCGGGGCAGCTGCCTGCCCTCGATGCGGGGGTACCACGTGCTGGACATCGCGGACCGGCTGACACCGGAGGGGGCGGAGGCGGTGGGGAGCCCGCAGGAGCGGGGCGGCGGAGGTCGCGAGCCCTCGGCGGTACGGGAGATGGCGTCGGTATCGGCCGACTTCGAGCCCGTACGGGAGGAGCGGCGATGA
- a CDS encoding ADP-ribosylglycohydrolase family protein translates to MQPEDLVGHELRQAAQDGRDARGIEERWYAAGGSPAPDRAGASEPAASPRLRALAGELLDELATLESPLAADEPTGLDGIVAACPQWPGPPETGPAVAGRAGAAAASRGGIAVAGRDQAPAGPDPTRATGLDGTAGGGQDGTATTGRDRLPDAGRDRTPAITLARLHAAWLGRAAGCLLGKPVEKLPLHGIRALARATGNWPLTTYFTAHGVPAELLAAHPWNRRSAPTSLAENIDGMPEDDDLNYPLLTLLLLQRHGRSFTTADLARLWLDELPAGRTFTAERIAYGNLLAGVEPPRTARLRNPFREWIGAQIRADVHGWTHPGDPAGAAAQAHRDAVLTHTANGVYGAMFTAAALAAAAGGESDVHGCLAAGLRVVPPHSRYARAVRLGIGTACAEGEFDTVVDRLHAAYAGTHHWVHVLPNAALVAAALTHADGDFTRSIGNAVSGGWDTDSNGATAGSLAGLLAGTPAALPDHWTAPLKNRLATSVPGFGQVGFDTLAALTHQEALRP, encoded by the coding sequence GTGCAGCCCGAGGACCTGGTCGGGCACGAGCTGCGGCAGGCCGCGCAGGACGGGCGGGACGCCCGGGGGATCGAGGAGCGGTGGTACGCGGCCGGGGGCTCCCCCGCCCCGGACCGTGCGGGCGCCTCCGAGCCGGCCGCATCACCGCGCCTGCGCGCACTGGCCGGTGAGCTGCTGGACGAACTCGCCACGCTGGAATCGCCGTTGGCGGCCGACGAGCCGACCGGCCTGGACGGGATCGTGGCCGCCTGCCCGCAGTGGCCGGGACCCCCGGAGACCGGCCCGGCGGTCGCGGGCCGGGCCGGGGCGGCCGCCGCCAGCCGGGGCGGAATCGCCGTCGCGGGCCGCGATCAGGCGCCGGCCGGACCGGACCCGACACGCGCCACCGGCCTGGACGGGACGGCCGGTGGCGGGCAGGACGGGACGGCCACCACCGGCCGGGACAGGCTGCCCGACGCCGGCCGGGACCGCACGCCCGCCATCACCCTCGCCCGCCTGCACGCCGCCTGGCTCGGCCGGGCGGCCGGCTGTCTGCTCGGGAAGCCGGTGGAGAAACTGCCGCTGCACGGCATCCGCGCCCTCGCCCGCGCCACCGGCAACTGGCCCCTCACCACCTATTTCACCGCACACGGCGTACCCGCCGAACTCCTCGCCGCCCACCCCTGGAACCGCCGCTCGGCCCCCACCTCGCTCGCCGAGAACATCGACGGCATGCCGGAGGACGACGACCTCAACTACCCTCTCCTCACCCTGCTGTTGCTCCAACGGCACGGGCGCTCCTTCACCACCGCCGACCTGGCCCGCCTCTGGCTGGACGAACTCCCGGCGGGCCGCACCTTCACCGCCGAGCGGATCGCGTACGGCAATCTCCTCGCGGGCGTCGAACCCCCGCGGACCGCCCGCCTCCGCAACCCCTTCCGTGAGTGGATCGGCGCCCAGATCCGGGCCGATGTGCACGGCTGGACCCACCCCGGCGACCCGGCCGGAGCAGCCGCGCAGGCCCACCGCGACGCGGTCCTGACCCACACCGCCAACGGGGTCTACGGCGCGATGTTCACGGCGGCCGCGCTCGCCGCGGCAGCGGGCGGTGAGAGCGATGTGCACGGCTGCCTGGCCGCCGGGCTGCGGGTGGTGCCGCCGCATTCGCGGTACGCCCGGGCGGTCCGGCTGGGCATCGGAACGGCGTGCGCGGAAGGGGAGTTCGACACCGTCGTGGACCGGCTGCACGCCGCGTATGCCGGCACCCACCACTGGGTACACGTGCTGCCCAACGCCGCCCTCGTCGCCGCCGCTCTCACCCACGCCGACGGCGACTTCACCCGGTCGATCGGCAACGCGGTCTCGGGCGGCTGGGACACCGACTCCAACGGGGCCACCGCCGGCTCCCTCGCCGGACTCCTCGCGGGCACCCCGGCCGCCCTGCCCGACCACTGGACGGCCCCTCTGAAGAACCGCCTCGCCACCTCCGTACCCGGCTTCGGCCAGGTCGGCTTCGACACCCTCGCCGCACTGACCCACCAGGAGGCTCTGCGCCCATGA
- the gltB gene encoding glutamate synthase large subunit, with protein MRIDAWSPMDGRPAQQGMYDPRNEHDACGVGFVATLTGVASHELVEQALTVLRNLEHRGATGSEPDSGDGAGILCQVPDAFLRAETPFELPEAGSYAVGIAFLPADGSTEAVRTIEEIATQEGLTVLGWRDVPVTPALLGNGARATMPTFRQLFVADGESTGIVLDRKAFVLRKRAEREAGVYFPSLSARTIVYKGMLTTGQLEPFFPDLSDRRFASTVALVHSRFSTNTFPSWPLAHPYRFVAHNGEINTVKGNRNWMKARESQLASSLFGSEQLDRIFPVCTPDASDSASFDEVLELLHLGGRSLPHAVLMMVPEAWENHDSMDPARRAFYQYHSAMMEPWDGPACVTFTDGVQVGAVLDRNGLRPGRYWVTDDGLVVLSSEVGVLDIDPAKVVRKGRLQPGRMFLVDTAEHRIIEDDEIKASLAAEQPYQEWLETGEIELSDLPEREHIVHTHASVTRRQQTFGYTEEELRVILAPMARTAGEPLGSMGTDSPIAALSERPRLLFDYFTQLFAQVTNPPLDAIREELVTSLRSSLGPQGNILEPTAAAARSVTLPFPVIDNDELAKLIHINADGDMPGMRAATLSGLYRVSGGGDALAARLEKICDEVDTAIEDGARLIVLSDRHSDAEHAPIPSLLLTSAVHHHLIRTKQRTQVGLLVEAGDVREVHHVALLIGYGAAAVNPYLAMESVEDLVRAGTFIEGIEAEQAIRNLIYALGKGVLKVMSKMGISTVASYRGAQVFEAVGLDEDFVTTYFNGTATKIGGAGLEIVAKEVAARHTKAYPASGIAASHRALEIGGEYQWRREGEPHLFDPETVFRLQHATRNRRYDIFKQYTDRVNEQSERLMTLRGLFGFTSGRAPISIDEVEPASEIVKRFSTGAMSYGSISREAHETLAIAMNQLGGKSNTGEGGEDADRLYDPARRSSIKQVASGRFGVTSEYLVNADDIQIKMAQGAKPGEGGQLPGHKVYPWVAKTRHSTPGVGLISPPPHHDIYSIEDLAQLIHDLKNANPQARIHVKLVSEVGVGTVAAGVSKAHADVVLISGHDGGTGASPLTSLKHAGGPWELGLAETQQTLLLNGLRDRIVVQTDGQLKTGRDVVIAALLGAEEFGFATAPLVVSGCVMMRVCHLDTCPVGIATQNPVLRDRFSGKAEYVVNFFEFIAEEVREILAELGFRTIEEAVGHAELLDKDRAITHWKAQGLDLTPLFHVPELPEGAVRHRIVEQDHGLTKALDNQLIKLAADALGADSPEAAQPVRAQVAIRNINRTVGTMLGHEVTKKFGGAGLPENTVDITFTGSAGQSFGAFLPSGVTLRLEGDANDYVGKGLSGGRVIVRPDRGADHLAEYSTIAGNTIGYGATGGELFLRGRTGERFCVRNSGALVVSEGVGDHGCEYMTGGQAVVLGETGRNFAAGMSGGVAYVIDLDRDNVNVGNLGAVEELTDTDRQWLHDVVRRHHEETGSTVAEKLLAEWDTAVTRFSKIIPSTYKAVLAAKDAAELAGLSEQETTEKMMEAATNG; from the coding sequence ATGCGTATCGACGCCTGGTCGCCCATGGACGGTCGCCCCGCCCAGCAGGGGATGTACGACCCCCGTAACGAGCACGACGCCTGTGGCGTCGGGTTCGTGGCCACTCTGACCGGTGTGGCCAGCCATGAGCTGGTCGAGCAGGCGCTGACCGTACTGCGCAACCTCGAACACCGCGGCGCCACCGGCTCCGAGCCCGACTCCGGCGACGGCGCCGGCATCCTCTGCCAGGTCCCCGACGCCTTCCTGCGCGCCGAGACCCCTTTCGAGCTTCCCGAGGCGGGTTCGTACGCCGTCGGTATCGCCTTCCTCCCCGCCGACGGTTCCACCGAGGCCGTCCGCACGATCGAGGAGATCGCCACCCAGGAGGGCCTCACCGTCCTCGGCTGGCGCGACGTCCCGGTCACCCCCGCACTTCTCGGCAACGGCGCCCGCGCCACCATGCCCACCTTCCGCCAGCTCTTCGTCGCCGACGGCGAGTCCACCGGCATCGTCCTGGACCGCAAGGCGTTCGTCCTGCGCAAGCGTGCCGAGCGTGAGGCCGGGGTGTACTTCCCCTCGCTCTCCGCCCGCACCATCGTCTACAAGGGCATGCTCACCACCGGGCAGCTGGAGCCCTTCTTCCCGGACCTCTCCGACCGCCGCTTCGCCTCCACGGTCGCGCTGGTCCACTCCCGCTTCTCGACCAACACCTTCCCGAGCTGGCCGCTGGCCCACCCGTACCGCTTCGTCGCGCACAACGGCGAGATCAACACGGTCAAGGGCAACCGCAACTGGATGAAGGCCCGGGAGTCCCAGCTCGCCTCCTCCCTCTTCGGCTCCGAGCAGCTGGACCGGATCTTCCCCGTCTGCACCCCGGACGCCTCCGACTCGGCCTCCTTCGACGAGGTCCTGGAGCTGCTCCACCTCGGCGGGCGCTCGCTGCCGCACGCGGTGCTGATGATGGTCCCCGAGGCGTGGGAGAACCACGACTCCATGGACCCGGCCCGGCGCGCCTTCTACCAGTACCACTCCGCGATGATGGAGCCCTGGGACGGCCCGGCCTGCGTCACCTTCACCGACGGCGTCCAGGTCGGCGCGGTCCTCGACCGCAACGGGCTGCGCCCCGGCCGCTACTGGGTCACCGACGACGGCCTCGTCGTGCTCTCCTCCGAGGTCGGCGTCCTGGACATCGACCCGGCGAAGGTCGTCCGCAAGGGCCGCCTTCAGCCCGGTCGGATGTTCCTCGTCGACACCGCCGAGCACCGCATCATCGAGGACGACGAGATCAAGGCGTCCCTCGCCGCCGAGCAGCCCTACCAGGAGTGGCTGGAGACCGGCGAGATCGAGCTGAGCGACCTGCCCGAGCGTGAGCACATCGTGCACACCCACGCCTCGGTCACCCGCCGCCAGCAGACCTTCGGCTACACCGAGGAAGAGCTGCGCGTCATCCTCGCGCCGATGGCCCGCACCGCCGGTGAGCCGCTCGGCTCCATGGGCACCGACTCGCCGATCGCCGCGCTCTCCGAGCGCCCCCGGCTCCTCTTCGACTACTTCACCCAGCTCTTCGCCCAGGTCACCAACCCGCCGCTGGACGCCATCCGCGAGGAGCTCGTCACCTCGCTGCGCTCCTCGCTCGGCCCCCAGGGCAACATCCTGGAGCCGACCGCCGCCGCGGCCCGCAGCGTCACGCTGCCGTTCCCGGTGATCGACAACGACGAGCTCGCCAAGCTGATACACATCAACGCCGACGGCGACATGCCGGGCATGCGCGCCGCCACCCTCTCCGGCCTCTACCGGGTCAGCGGCGGCGGCGACGCCCTGGCCGCCCGGCTGGAGAAGATCTGCGACGAGGTCGACACCGCCATCGAGGACGGCGCCCGCCTCATCGTCCTCTCCGACCGGCACTCCGACGCCGAGCACGCCCCGATCCCCTCGCTGCTGCTCACCTCCGCCGTCCACCACCACCTCATCCGCACCAAGCAGCGCACCCAGGTGGGCCTGCTGGTCGAGGCCGGGGACGTCCGCGAGGTCCACCACGTCGCCCTGCTCATCGGTTACGGCGCCGCCGCGGTCAACCCTTACCTCGCGATGGAGTCCGTCGAGGACCTGGTCCGCGCCGGCACGTTCATCGAGGGCATCGAGGCCGAGCAGGCCATCCGGAACCTGATCTACGCGCTCGGCAAGGGCGTCCTCAAGGTCATGTCCAAGATGGGCATCTCCACCGTCGCCTCCTACCGTGGCGCCCAGGTCTTCGAGGCCGTCGGCCTGGACGAGGACTTCGTCACGACGTACTTCAACGGCACCGCCACCAAGATCGGCGGCGCCGGCCTGGAGATCGTCGCCAAGGAGGTCGCCGCCCGGCACACCAAGGCGTACCCCGCCTCCGGTATCGCGGCCTCGCACCGCGCGCTGGAGATCGGCGGCGAGTACCAGTGGCGCCGCGAGGGCGAGCCGCACCTGTTCGACCCGGAAACGGTCTTCCGCCTCCAGCACGCCACCCGCAACCGGCGGTACGACATCTTCAAGCAGTACACGGACCGGGTGAACGAGCAGTCCGAGCGGCTGATGACGCTCCGCGGCCTCTTCGGCTTCACCTCAGGCCGTGCCCCGATCTCCATCGACGAGGTGGAGCCCGCCTCGGAGATCGTCAAGCGGTTCTCCACCGGCGCCATGTCGTACGGCTCCATCTCCCGCGAGGCGCACGAGACCCTCGCCATCGCGATGAACCAGCTCGGCGGGAAGTCCAACACCGGCGAAGGCGGCGAGGACGCCGACCGCCTCTACGACCCGGCGCGCCGCTCCTCCATCAAGCAGGTCGCCTCCGGCCGCTTCGGTGTGACCAGCGAATACCTGGTCAACGCGGACGACATCCAGATCAAGATGGCCCAGGGCGCCAAGCCCGGCGAGGGCGGCCAGCTGCCCGGCCACAAGGTCTACCCGTGGGTCGCCAAGACGCGGCACTCGACGCCCGGCGTCGGCCTCATCTCGCCGCCGCCGCACCACGACATCTACTCCATCGAAGACCTCGCGCAGCTGATCCACGACCTCAAGAACGCCAACCCGCAGGCCCGCATCCACGTGAAGCTGGTCTCCGAGGTCGGCGTCGGCACGGTCGCCGCCGGTGTCTCCAAGGCCCACGCGGACGTCGTCCTCATCTCCGGCCACGACGGCGGAACCGGCGCATCCCCGCTCACCTCGCTCAAGCACGCGGGCGGCCCCTGGGAGCTGGGTCTCGCCGAGACCCAGCAGACGCTGCTGCTCAACGGGCTGCGGGACCGCATCGTCGTCCAGACCGACGGCCAGCTCAAGACCGGCCGCGACGTCGTGATCGCCGCGCTGCTCGGCGCCGAGGAGTTCGGTTTCGCGACCGCGCCGCTCGTCGTCTCGGGCTGCGTCATGATGCGCGTCTGCCACCTGGACACCTGCCCGGTCGGTATCGCCACCCAGAACCCGGTGCTCCGCGACCGGTTCTCCGGCAAGGCCGAGTACGTCGTCAACTTCTTCGAGTTCATCGCCGAAGAGGTCCGCGAGATCCTCGCCGAGCTGGGCTTCCGCACCATCGAGGAGGCCGTCGGCCACGCCGAACTCCTCGACAAGGACCGGGCGATCACCCACTGGAAGGCGCAGGGCCTCGACCTCACCCCGCTCTTCCACGTGCCCGAGCTGCCCGAGGGCGCGGTCCGCCACCGGATCGTGGAGCAGGACCACGGTCTGACCAAGGCACTCGACAACCAGCTGATCAAGCTGGCCGCCGACGCGCTCGGCGCCGACAGCCCCGAGGCCGCCCAGCCGGTCCGGGCCCAGGTCGCCATCCGCAACATCAACCGCACGGTCGGCACCATGCTCGGCCACGAGGTGACGAAGAAGTTCGGCGGTGCGGGCCTGCCCGAGAACACCGTCGACATCACCTTCACCGGCTCGGCCGGCCAGTCCTTCGGCGCCTTCCTCCCGAGCGGGGTCACCCTGCGCCTGGAGGGCGACGCCAACGACTACGTCGGCAAGGGCCTCTCCGGCGGCCGCGTGATCGTCCGCCCGGACCGGGGCGCCGACCACCTCGCCGAGTACAGCACCATCGCCGGAAACACCATCGGCTACGGAGCCACCGGCGGCGAGCTGTTCCTGCGCGGCCGCACCGGCGAGCGCTTCTGCGTCCGCAACTCCGGCGCCCTCGTCGTCTCCGAAGGCGTCGGCGACCACGGCTGCGAGTACATGACCGGCGGCCAGGCGGTCGTCCTCGGCGAGACCGGCCGCAACTTCGCCGCCGGTATGTCGGGCGGCGTCGCGTACGTCATCGACCTGGACCGCGACAACGTCAACGTCGGCAACCTCGGCGCGGTCGAGGAGCTCACGGACACCGACCGGCAGTGGCTGCACGACGTCGTGCGCCGCCACCACGAGGAGACCGGCTCCACCGTCGCGGAGAAGCTCCTCGCCGAGTGGGACACCGCCGTGACCCGCTTCAGCAAGATCATCCCGTCCACGTACAAGGCAGTGCTCGCCGCCAAGGACGCCGCTGAGCTCGCCGGTCTCTCCGAGCAGGAGACCACCGAGAAGATGATGGAGGCGGCGACCAATGGCTGA
- a CDS encoding VIT1/CCC1 transporter family protein — protein MAIIETDAVLHEAHRDNHTHRDVNGGWLRPAVFGAMDGLVSNLALMTGVAGGAVSQQTIVITGLAGLAAGAFSMAAGEYTSVASQRELVEAELAVERRELRKHPKDEMAELAALYEARGVDAPLAGEVARQLSRDPEQALEIHAREELGIDPNDLPSPLVAAASSFGAFALGALLPVLPYLLGASALWPSVLLALAGLFGCGAVVARVTARSWWFSGLRQLALGGAAAALTYGLGTLFGVAAG, from the coding sequence GTGGCCATCATCGAGACCGACGCCGTCCTGCACGAGGCGCACCGGGACAACCACACCCACCGGGACGTGAACGGCGGCTGGCTGCGCCCCGCCGTCTTCGGCGCCATGGACGGTCTGGTCTCCAACCTCGCCCTGATGACCGGTGTCGCGGGCGGCGCGGTCTCGCAGCAGACCATCGTGATCACGGGGCTCGCGGGCCTGGCCGCCGGCGCGTTCTCCATGGCGGCCGGTGAGTACACCTCCGTCGCCTCGCAGCGCGAGCTGGTGGAGGCCGAGCTGGCCGTGGAGCGCCGGGAGCTGCGTAAGCACCCCAAGGACGAGATGGCCGAGCTGGCCGCGCTCTACGAGGCCCGGGGCGTGGATGCCCCACTGGCCGGCGAGGTGGCCCGGCAGCTCTCGCGCGACCCGGAGCAGGCGCTGGAGATCCACGCCCGCGAGGAGCTGGGCATCGACCCGAACGACCTGCCCTCCCCGCTCGTGGCCGCCGCCTCTTCTTTCGGCGCCTTCGCCCTCGGTGCCCTGCTCCCCGTCCTGCCCTACCTCCTCGGCGCGAGCGCCCTGTGGCCCTCGGTGCTCCTCGCCCTGGCCGGCCTCTTCGGCTGCGGCGCGGTGGTGGCCCGGGTGACGGCCCGCAGCTGGTGGTTCAGCGGACTGCGCCAGCTCGCCCTCGGCGGCGCCGCTGCGGCCCTGACGTACGGGCTGGGCACGCTCTTCGGTGTGGCGGCCGGCTGA
- a CDS encoding CaiB/BaiF CoA transferase family protein, whose translation MSTTATGPLTGLKVIDLATLFAGPLAATMLGDFGADVIKVEHPSKPDPSRGHGPAKDGVGLWWKLLGRNKRTLTLDLSAPGGRDVLLQLAAETDVIVENFRPGTLERWGLGPDELRAVNPRLVLARVTGFGQFGPYAHRPGFGTLAEAMSGFAAITGEPDGPPTLPPFGLADSIAALATAYAVMAALAGRERTGEGQVVDLAIIEPILTVLGPQPLWYDQLGYVQPRTGNRSRNNAPRNTYRTADGHWVAVSTSAQSVAERVMRLVGRPELIEEPWFGAGTTRAEHTEELDEAVGHWISRHSREEVLNGFEKAEAAVAPIHDVREVMEDPQYRALGTIAEVDDPELGPLRMQNVLFRLSETPGAIRWAGRPHGADTEEILAGLGLSENRIAALRDQGAL comes from the coding sequence ATGAGTACGACAGCGACAGGGCCCCTGACCGGGCTGAAGGTGATCGACCTTGCCACCCTCTTCGCCGGGCCGCTCGCCGCCACCATGCTCGGGGACTTCGGCGCCGATGTGATCAAGGTGGAGCACCCCAGCAAGCCGGACCCCTCACGTGGGCACGGGCCCGCCAAGGACGGGGTCGGCCTGTGGTGGAAGCTGCTCGGCCGCAACAAGCGCACCCTGACGCTGGACCTGTCCGCCCCCGGCGGCCGGGACGTGCTCCTCCAGCTGGCCGCCGAGACCGACGTCATCGTCGAGAACTTCCGGCCGGGGACCCTGGAGCGCTGGGGCCTCGGACCGGACGAGCTGCGTGCCGTCAACCCTCGGCTGGTGCTGGCGCGGGTCACCGGCTTCGGGCAGTTCGGGCCGTACGCGCACCGGCCCGGGTTCGGCACGCTGGCCGAGGCGATGAGCGGGTTCGCGGCGATCACCGGGGAGCCGGACGGGCCACCGACGCTGCCGCCGTTCGGGCTGGCGGACTCCATCGCGGCGCTGGCGACGGCGTACGCGGTGATGGCCGCGCTCGCCGGGCGGGAGAGGACGGGCGAGGGGCAGGTGGTGGACCTGGCGATCATCGAACCGATCCTGACCGTGCTGGGGCCGCAGCCGCTCTGGTACGACCAGCTCGGCTACGTCCAGCCGCGCACCGGCAACCGCTCCCGCAACAACGCCCCGCGCAACACCTACCGCACCGCCGACGGCCACTGGGTCGCGGTCTCCACCTCCGCCCAGTCCGTCGCCGAGCGGGTGATGCGGCTGGTGGGCCGCCCGGAGCTGATCGAGGAGCCCTGGTTCGGCGCGGGCACCACCCGGGCCGAACACACGGAGGAGCTGGACGAGGCCGTCGGCCACTGGATCTCCCGCCACAGCCGCGAGGAGGTGCTGAACGGCTTCGAGAAGGCGGAGGCGGCCGTGGCGCCGATCCATGACGTACGGGAGGTGATGGAGGATCCGCAGTACCGGGCGCTGGGCACGATCGCCGAGGTCGACGACCCGGAGTTGGGGCCGCTGCGGATGCAGAACGTCCTCTTCCGGCTCTCGGAGACCCCGGGCGCCATCCGCTGGGCGGGCCGCCCGCACGGCGCGGACACCGAGGAGATCCTGGCCGGGCTCGGCCTCTCGGAGAACCGGATCGCCGCGCTGCGGGACCAGGGGGCGCTGTGA